From a single Streptomyces sp. NBC_00237 genomic region:
- a CDS encoding ParB/RepB/Spo0J family partition protein, with product MSTKKKITAPPVATVLPLLQLRDERNVRQVLGIEDGWLVDSVRENGIIVPLVVEPAPDAPEVFDVVQGKRRLAAARQAELTEAPVYVLDPARREVGLAYIEMLVENAEEGRKALTDLEQADALFLAIEAGMAPAAAARRAGRSDDDVAHAVATARKVSDRTRRTLAESDGYEWDLSVLAVLAEFDDDEEAVARLVDAHAKGTFEHQATAERDAREACQAREVVREECRANGVRLVESEEIQGEEFEEFEILEYLWDKAGDQLTEEGHAECPGHAVTWDDDSDTPDALLTGCIAPDEYGHLGYPGGLQTEEEPEEPEEESQEAESGPRVAVVEEPAGPVTGRQEGNRGGDQKEGEKEDGGEGEEDVPPLAPAPRPAPVVKPVPDSMERKLKIAGNAAYRAATKTRRTWLKDVFLQRKTAPPTLAGWVTGQWLAARKPVQMWTGEVSRVALVAELLGEDKRADNRTTWAPAGATPGKLNLINFAIIAGCYEKRLDEVQTWRTDKPSFDTNDIRDDARVYLSYLATIGYTLSLVEQAIVDDVEFNALITEGQTETPEDTADGQQPDPAPDTGDADDQDDAGDAGDDAGGTPQETSDEDAADSSGDGPEPDAPDAVDPAQE from the coding sequence ATGAGCACGAAGAAGAAGATCACCGCCCCGCCCGTCGCCACGGTGCTTCCCTTGTTGCAGTTGCGGGACGAGCGCAACGTCCGTCAGGTGCTTGGTATCGAGGACGGTTGGCTTGTCGATTCCGTGCGTGAGAACGGGATCATCGTCCCCTTGGTGGTGGAGCCCGCCCCGGACGCTCCCGAGGTGTTCGACGTCGTCCAGGGCAAGCGCCGTCTTGCCGCCGCGCGGCAGGCCGAGCTCACCGAAGCCCCGGTATATGTGCTGGATCCCGCCCGCCGGGAGGTGGGTTTGGCGTATATCGAGATGTTGGTAGAGAACGCCGAGGAGGGGCGCAAGGCGTTGACCGACTTGGAGCAGGCCGACGCTCTGTTCCTGGCGATCGAGGCCGGTATGGCACCGGCCGCCGCCGCCCGTCGTGCCGGGCGCAGTGATGATGATGTGGCTCATGCGGTTGCCACCGCGCGGAAGGTCAGCGACCGTACCCGGCGCACGCTCGCGGAGTCCGACGGGTATGAGTGGGATCTGTCGGTGTTGGCCGTACTGGCGGAGTTCGACGACGACGAAGAAGCTGTTGCCCGACTCGTTGACGCCCATGCCAAGGGGACGTTCGAGCACCAGGCGACGGCGGAGCGTGATGCCCGCGAAGCCTGCCAGGCCCGTGAAGTGGTGCGCGAGGAGTGCCGGGCGAACGGTGTGCGGCTGGTCGAGTCGGAGGAGATCCAGGGCGAGGAGTTCGAAGAGTTCGAAATCCTTGAGTACCTGTGGGACAAAGCGGGTGACCAGCTGACGGAGGAGGGGCACGCCGAGTGCCCGGGGCACGCCGTCACGTGGGACGACGACAGCGACACCCCGGATGCTCTGTTGACTGGGTGTATCGCGCCGGACGAGTACGGGCACTTGGGCTACCCCGGCGGGTTGCAGACGGAGGAAGAGCCGGAGGAGCCCGAGGAGGAGTCGCAGGAGGCCGAGAGCGGCCCCCGCGTGGCCGTGGTCGAGGAGCCCGCCGGGCCCGTCACGGGCCGTCAGGAGGGCAACAGGGGCGGCGACCAGAAGGAAGGGGAAAAGGAGGACGGGGGCGAGGGCGAGGAGGATGTGCCGCCGCTCGCTCCTGCGCCGAGGCCCGCGCCCGTGGTGAAGCCTGTGCCCGACAGCATGGAGCGGAAGCTGAAGATTGCGGGGAACGCCGCCTACCGGGCCGCCACCAAGACGCGCCGTACGTGGCTCAAGGACGTGTTCCTTCAGCGCAAGACCGCCCCGCCCACGCTTGCCGGATGGGTGACCGGGCAGTGGCTTGCCGCCCGCAAGCCGGTCCAGATGTGGACCGGGGAAGTCTCCCGCGTGGCCCTGGTGGCTGAGCTGCTGGGCGAGGACAAGCGCGCCGACAACCGGACCACGTGGGCACCGGCGGGAGCGACCCCCGGCAAACTGAACCTGATCAACTTCGCGATCATCGCGGGGTGCTACGAGAAGCGTCTCGATGAGGTCCAGACCTGGCGCACGGACAAGCCTTCTTTCGACACCAACGACATCCGTGATGACGCACGGGTCTACCTTTCCTACCTCGCGACGATCGGCTACACCCTCTCCCTGGTGGAACAGGCGATCGTCGACGACGTCGAGTTCAACGCCCTGATCACCGAAGGGCAGACGGAGACGCCCGAGGACACCGCCGACGGGCAGCAGCCGGACCCCGCCCCGGACACGGGCGACGCGGACGACCAGGACGACGCGGGCGACGCGGGCGACGACGCCGGGGGCACGCCGCAGGAAACCAGCGACGAGGACGCGGCGGATTCGTCCGGGGACGGCCCGGAGCCGGATGCCCCGGACGCGGTGGACCCCGCGCAGGAGTAG